In the genome of Streptomyces sp. V2I9, one region contains:
- a CDS encoding A24 family peptidase, with product MDAVLLVVAAVWGAVTGPLIPRAAYRFAVEPEEPWRTACPAGHPLTGPVRGWLGPARCTPCATPGAPSAPGMPATPGTPAPSGMPATSGTPAAPDRDAAGTSAPAPGAPSAPGTPPAPDPGTSPAAAPVPSPAPAPGGPVRHPAVYAPRLLTSVVTVFVCVALAAATGARPELIVWLALTPVAVLLAVVDRRVHRLPDPLTLPLAGAAVLLLGAAALLPGHGGSWTSGLLGGLALGGFYFLLFLINPNGMGFGDVKLALALGVALGWYGWAVLFLGGFAGFLFGAVYGLGLVLLRRAGRRTGIPFGPFMIAGTLTGLLLGALAV from the coding sequence GTGGACGCCGTGCTGCTCGTCGTCGCCGCGGTCTGGGGTGCCGTCACCGGACCGCTGATCCCGCGTGCCGCCTACCGGTTCGCCGTCGAGCCGGAGGAGCCGTGGCGTACGGCGTGCCCGGCGGGCCACCCGCTCACCGGCCCGGTACGGGGCTGGCTCGGCCCGGCCCGCTGCACCCCCTGCGCCACTCCGGGAGCCCCGTCCGCTCCGGGAATGCCCGCCACTCCGGGAACGCCGGCCCCTTCGGGGATGCCCGCCACTTCGGGCACACCTGCGGCGCCGGACCGCGACGCCGCCGGCACCTCGGCCCCCGCTCCGGGAGCCCCGTCCGCTCCGGGGACGCCCCCCGCCCCGGACCCCGGCACCTCCCCGGCCGCAGCCCCGGTCCCCAGCCCAGCCCCGGCACCCGGCGGACCCGTCCGCCACCCCGCCGTCTACGCGCCCCGCCTCCTCACCTCCGTCGTCACCGTGTTCGTCTGCGTCGCGCTCGCCGCCGCCACCGGGGCCCGGCCCGAGCTGATCGTGTGGCTGGCGCTGACGCCCGTCGCGGTGCTCCTCGCCGTGGTGGACCGGAGGGTGCACCGGCTGCCCGACCCGCTGACCCTGCCCCTGGCGGGCGCGGCCGTCCTGCTGCTCGGGGCCGCCGCGCTGCTTCCCGGTCACGGCGGATCCTGGACCTCCGGCCTGCTCGGCGGCCTGGCCCTCGGCGGCTTCTACTTCCTGCTCTTCCTGATCAACCCGAACGGCATGGGCTTCGGCGACGTGAAGCTGGCCCTCGCCCTGGGCGTGGCCCTCGGCTGGTACGGCTGGGCCGTGCTGTTCCTCGGCGGGTTCGCCGGGTTCCTGTTCGGGGCGGTGTACGGACTCGGCCTGGTGCTCCTGCGCCGGGCGGGGCGCAGGACAGGCATCCCCTTCGGCCCGTTCATGATCGCCGGGACGCTGACCGGCCTGCTGCTGGGGGCCCTGGCTGTGTGA
- a CDS encoding class I SAM-dependent methyltransferase, producing MPERSASASAYDPAPAPEPAPEPAPAPAPEDVPEVPVPFASAASRDRFEALVAEADAVSVDGWDFSWLDGRATEQRPSWGYARAMADRLGRAHAALDLQTGGGEVLASAPKLPPVTVATEAWPPNVARATALLHPLGAVVVADEDEPPLPFGDAAFDLVVSRHPVTTWWEEIARVLTPGGTYFSQQVGPASVFELVEYFLGPQPPEVRRARHPDDARSAATAAGLDVVDLRSEKLRTEFHDIGAVVYFLRKVIWMVPGFTVERYRPQLAALHRRIEEEGPFLAHTTRFLIEAHKPG from the coding sequence ATGCCCGAACGATCCGCCTCCGCCTCTGCCTACGACCCCGCCCCCGCACCGGAGCCCGCCCCCGAGCCCGCACCCGCCCCAGCGCCGGAGGACGTTCCCGAGGTGCCCGTCCCCTTCGCCTCCGCCGCCTCCCGCGACCGGTTCGAGGCCCTCGTCGCCGAAGCCGACGCCGTATCCGTGGACGGCTGGGACTTCTCCTGGCTCGACGGACGGGCCACCGAGCAGCGCCCCTCCTGGGGGTACGCCCGTGCGATGGCCGACCGCCTCGGCCGGGCCCACGCCGCGCTCGACCTCCAGACCGGCGGCGGCGAGGTGCTGGCCTCCGCGCCGAAGCTCCCGCCGGTCACCGTGGCCACGGAGGCGTGGCCGCCCAACGTCGCCCGTGCCACCGCCCTGCTGCACCCGCTCGGCGCGGTCGTCGTCGCCGACGAGGACGAGCCGCCGCTGCCCTTCGGGGACGCCGCCTTCGACCTCGTGGTCAGCCGGCACCCGGTCACCACGTGGTGGGAGGAGATCGCGCGCGTCCTCACCCCCGGCGGTACGTACTTCTCCCAGCAGGTCGGTCCGGCCAGCGTCTTCGAACTCGTCGAGTACTTCCTCGGCCCGCAGCCGCCCGAGGTCCGCCGTGCCCGGCACCCCGACGACGCGCGCTCCGCCGCGACGGCGGCCGGACTCGACGTGGTGGACCTGCGCTCCGAGAAGCTGCGCACCGAATTCCACGACATCGGCGCGGTCGTCTACTTCCTGCGCAAAGTGATCTGGATGGTGCCCGGATTCACCGTCGAGCGGTACCGGCCGCAGCTGGCCGCCCTGCACCGGCGGATCGAGGAGGAAGGACCGTTCCTCGCGCACACCACCCGTTTCCTCATCGAGGCCCACAAGCCCGGCTGA
- a CDS encoding winged helix DNA-binding domain-containing protein, whose amino-acid sequence MTNRSRGTTTPAPPSRTTVTWAGANARRLARQHLLPGTASSPSASPADAVSAMLGAHAQVLSAAELSVGLRGDGLTRTDVRTALWTDRSLVKTFGPRGTVHLLPAAELPLWTGALSSVPTGASPFPRDARMTPDQVEEVVAGIAAALTGAELTIDELSDEVVARTGPWAGDLVMPGFQSMWPRWRQVLHLAGHRGVLAYAPNRGRKATYTNPGCTPLPGPGAVAALIERYLYAYGPATPAHLARWLAAPKPWVAGQFAALADAGAIEEVAFEGEGPAWVVAGDTEFPADRARGVRLLPYFDAFAIASWPRTELFPGAAYERALAGGQAGNYPVLLVDGTVAGVWHPRRSGRRIAVTVEPLEPLPAPRLRELEEQVERVAAIMEGTAELTVGPVTVGAHA is encoded by the coding sequence ATGACGAACCGATCCCGTGGGACGACCACTCCGGCCCCGCCCTCGCGTACGACCGTGACCTGGGCGGGGGCGAACGCCCGGCGGCTCGCCCGCCAGCACCTCCTCCCCGGCACCGCCTCCTCTCCCTCCGCGTCTCCGGCCGATGCGGTGTCCGCGATGCTCGGCGCGCACGCCCAGGTGCTGTCGGCCGCCGAGCTGTCGGTGGGGCTGCGCGGCGACGGACTGACCCGCACGGACGTCCGTACGGCCCTGTGGACCGACCGGAGCCTGGTCAAGACGTTCGGCCCGCGCGGCACGGTGCACCTGCTGCCCGCGGCGGAGCTGCCGCTGTGGACCGGGGCCCTCTCCTCCGTACCGACGGGCGCGAGCCCCTTCCCCCGGGACGCCCGGATGACCCCGGACCAGGTGGAGGAGGTCGTCGCGGGGATCGCGGCCGCGCTGACCGGGGCCGAGCTGACGATCGACGAGCTCTCCGACGAGGTCGTCGCGCGGACCGGACCGTGGGCCGGGGACCTGGTGATGCCCGGCTTCCAGTCGATGTGGCCGCGCTGGCGGCAGGTCCTGCACCTGGCGGGCCACCGGGGCGTCCTCGCCTACGCCCCGAACCGGGGCCGGAAGGCGACGTACACGAACCCCGGATGCACCCCGCTGCCCGGGCCCGGTGCGGTGGCGGCCCTGATCGAGCGGTACCTGTACGCGTACGGGCCCGCCACCCCCGCCCACCTGGCCCGGTGGCTCGCCGCGCCGAAGCCCTGGGTGGCCGGGCAGTTCGCGGCGCTGGCCGACGCGGGGGCCATCGAGGAGGTGGCGTTCGAGGGCGAGGGCCCCGCCTGGGTGGTCGCGGGCGACACGGAGTTCCCGGCGGACCGGGCGCGCGGCGTGCGGCTGCTCCCGTACTTCGACGCCTTCGCCATCGCCTCCTGGCCCCGTACGGAGCTGTTCCCGGGGGCCGCGTACGAACGGGCCCTAGCGGGCGGGCAGGCGGGGAACTACCCGGTGCTGCTGGTGGACGGCACGGTGGCCGGCGTCTGGCACCCGCGCCGCTCGGGCCGCCGGATCGCGGTGACGGTGGAGCCGCTGGAACCGCTGCCCGCGCCCCGGCTGCGGGAGCTGGAGGAGCAGGTGGAACGGGTCGCCGCGATCATGGAGGGGACGGCGGAACTGACGGTCGGCCCGGTGACGGTGGGCGCGCACGCGTAG
- a CDS encoding isoprenyl transferase translates to MNFRDLVYRLYARRVEGRLDHDQVPKHIGVILDGNRRWAKASGGSAVQGHQAGADKISELLGWCDETDVEVVTLWMLSTDNFDRPEHELKPLLGIIENTVRNLAADGRWRVHHVGTLDLLPVETQTVLKEAEEATSGIDGIIVNVAVGYGGRQEIADAVRSLLQEHSAKGTTFEELAEIVSTDLISEHLYTRGQPDPDLVIRTSGEQRLSGFMLWQSAHSEYYFCEVFWPAFRKVDFLRALRDYSARHRRYGA, encoded by the coding sequence GTGAACTTCCGCGACCTGGTGTACAGGCTCTACGCGCGCCGGGTGGAAGGCCGCCTGGACCACGATCAGGTGCCCAAGCACATCGGAGTCATCCTCGACGGCAACCGGCGCTGGGCCAAGGCGTCCGGTGGGTCGGCCGTGCAGGGCCACCAGGCCGGCGCGGACAAGATCTCCGAGCTGCTCGGCTGGTGCGACGAGACCGACGTCGAGGTCGTCACCCTCTGGATGCTCTCCACGGACAACTTCGACCGCCCCGAACACGAGCTGAAGCCGCTGCTCGGCATCATCGAGAACACCGTGCGCAACCTCGCCGCGGACGGCCGCTGGCGCGTCCACCACGTGGGCACGCTCGACCTGCTCCCGGTGGAGACGCAGACGGTCCTCAAGGAGGCGGAGGAGGCGACGTCCGGCATCGACGGGATAATCGTCAATGTCGCGGTCGGCTACGGCGGCCGCCAGGAGATCGCGGACGCGGTGCGCTCGCTGCTCCAGGAGCACTCCGCGAAGGGGACGACCTTCGAGGAGCTGGCCGAGATCGTCTCCACCGACCTGATCTCCGAGCACCTCTACACCCGTGGCCAGCCCGACCCCGACCTGGTGATCCGGACCAGCGGCGAACAGCGGCTGTCGGGGTTCATGCTCTGGCAGAGCGCCCACTCCGAGTACTACTTCTGCGAGGTCTTCTGGCCGGCCTTCCGCAAGGTCGACTTCCTGCGGGCCCTGCGCGACTACTCCGCCCGCCACCGCCGCTACGGGGCCTGA
- a CDS encoding PhoH family protein has translation MVTSSKRRMSDRRTYVLDTSVLLADPGAMSRFDEHEVVLPIVVVTELEAKRHHPELGYFARQALRLLDDFRVRYGRLDAPIPLGDLGGTLRVELNHSDPAVLPAGYRLGDNDARILAVARNLQAEGYDVTVVSKDLPLRIKASSVGLLAEEYRAELAITESGWTGMSELSLAGEQIDLLFGEETLYVPEAAELPVHTGLVLQSERGKALGRVTAEGNVRLVRGDREAFGIHGRSAEQRIALDLLLDNEVGIVSLGGRAGTGKSALALCAGLEAVLERQQHKKVMVFRPLYAVGGQELGYLPGSEAEKMSPWAQAVFDTLSAVAGREVIEEVLGRGMLEVLPLTHIRGRSLHDAFVIVDEAQSLERNVLLTVLSRIGANSRVVLTHDVAQRDNLRVGRYDGVVAVVEKLKGHPLFAHVTLTRSERSQIAALVTEMLEEGHI, from the coding sequence GTGGTGACCAGCAGCAAGCGCCGCATGTCCGACCGGCGCACCTATGTTCTCGACACCAGCGTCCTGCTCGCCGATCCCGGCGCCATGTCCCGCTTCGACGAGCACGAAGTCGTGCTGCCGATCGTGGTGGTCACGGAACTGGAGGCCAAACGGCACCATCCCGAGCTCGGCTACTTCGCCCGGCAGGCCCTGCGCCTCCTGGACGACTTCCGGGTCCGGTACGGCCGGCTGGACGCCCCGATCCCGCTCGGGGACCTGGGCGGAACGCTCCGCGTCGAGCTGAACCACTCCGATCCCGCCGTCCTGCCCGCCGGCTACCGGCTGGGCGACAACGACGCACGGATCCTCGCGGTCGCACGCAACCTCCAGGCAGAGGGGTACGACGTCACGGTCGTCTCCAAGGACCTGCCGCTCCGCATCAAGGCGTCCTCCGTCGGCCTCCTCGCCGAGGAGTACCGCGCGGAGCTCGCCATCACGGAGTCCGGCTGGACCGGCATGAGCGAACTGTCGCTCGCCGGGGAGCAGATCGACCTGCTGTTCGGCGAGGAGACGCTGTACGTTCCCGAGGCCGCCGAGCTGCCCGTGCACACCGGTCTGGTCCTCCAGTCCGAGCGCGGCAAGGCGCTCGGCCGGGTGACGGCCGAGGGCAACGTGCGGCTCGTGCGCGGCGACCGGGAGGCGTTCGGCATCCACGGCCGCAGCGCGGAGCAGCGGATCGCGCTCGACCTCCTCCTCGACAACGAGGTCGGCATCGTGTCGCTGGGCGGACGCGCGGGCACCGGCAAGTCGGCCCTGGCCCTCTGCGCCGGCCTGGAGGCGGTGCTGGAGCGGCAGCAGCACAAGAAGGTGATGGTCTTCCGGCCGCTGTACGCGGTGGGCGGCCAGGAACTCGGCTATCTCCCCGGCAGCGAGGCCGAGAAGATGAGCCCCTGGGCGCAGGCGGTCTTCGACACGCTCTCGGCGGTCGCCGGGCGCGAGGTCATCGAGGAGGTCCTCGGGCGCGGGATGCTGGAGGTCCTGCCGCTCACCCACATCCGCGGCCGCTCGCTGCACGACGCGTTCGTGATCGTCGACGAGGCCCAGTCGCTCGAACGGAACGTCCTGCTGACCGTGTTGTCCCGGATCGGGGCGAATTCGCGTGTCGTGCTCACCCACGACGTGGCCCAGCGGGACAACCTCCGGGTCGGCCGGTACGACGGAGTCGTCGCCGTCGTCGAGAAACTGAAGGGCCATCCGCTGTTCGCGCACGTCACGCTGACGCGGTCGGAGCGTTCGCAGATCGCCGCGCTGGTGACCGAAATGCTGGAGGAAGGGCACATCTGA
- a CDS encoding transglycosylase SLT domain-containing protein yields the protein MSRISVRGFAVASATAVTTVGAVVGVAAGGAPAADDNNFEAAAADTTLLADIPAGQQAQVQTASLMQQADAQASAADAAAKKSAEESARIQAAKDAQSKKQAAKDRLEAERKAEKEKKEAAERASRSSARDASTFAVQGSYSVAEVQAMARQMVPADQFQCFSNIVNHESTWNYRATNPSSGAYGLMQALPGHKMASAGADWQTNPATQIKWGLSYMDGRYGSPCGAWSFWQANNWY from the coding sequence GTGAGCCGGATCTCGGTCCGGGGGTTCGCCGTGGCATCCGCCACCGCGGTCACCACCGTAGGCGCCGTCGTAGGCGTTGCTGCGGGCGGCGCACCTGCCGCCGACGACAACAACTTCGAGGCAGCCGCAGCCGACACCACGCTGCTCGCAGACATCCCCGCGGGCCAGCAGGCCCAGGTACAGACCGCTTCGCTGATGCAGCAGGCCGATGCCCAGGCATCCGCGGCCGACGCCGCCGCGAAGAAGTCGGCCGAGGAGTCCGCCCGCATCCAGGCAGCCAAGGACGCCCAGTCCAAGAAGCAGGCGGCCAAGGACCGGCTCGAGGCCGAGCGCAAGGCGGAGAAGGAGAAGAAGGAAGCGGCCGAGCGCGCCAGCCGTTCCTCCGCCCGCGACGCCTCCACGTTCGCCGTGCAGGGCTCCTACAGCGTCGCCGAGGTCCAGGCCATGGCCCGTCAGATGGTGCCCGCCGACCAGTTCCAGTGCTTCAGCAACATCGTGAACCACGAGTCGACCTGGAACTACCGCGCGACCAACCCGTCCTCCGGGGCGTACGGTCTGATGCAGGCGCTCCCCGGCCACAAGATGGCCTCCGCCGGCGCCGACTGGCAGACCAACCCGGCCACCCAGATCAAGTGGGGCCTCAGCTACATGGACGGCCGCTACGGCTCCCCGTGCGGCGCCTGGTCCTTCTGGCAGGCCAACAACTGGTACTAG
- a CDS encoding AI-2E family transporter — MSKLPGWLGRFGSELTELGARLDERRARAAADDEPFTVKGAVPEDEVGQVPAPPSYAPSVAAKPDPVAALPWGMRVAAEAGWRLLVLAGTLWVLMRVISAVQLVVLAFAAALLITAMLQPTVVRLKRIGLPHGFATAVTAVLGFVVIGLVGWFVVWQVMDNLDTLSDRVRDGIDELKRWALDSPFHVTESQINDIAKNLSDTIGTNTEEITSAGLQGVTVMVEFLTGLLLAMFSTLFLLYDGRRIWEWSLKLVPAAARPGVAGAGPRAWRTLTAYVRGTVLVALIDAIFIGLGLYVLNVPLAVPLAVFIFLFAFIPLVGAVVSGALAVVVALVTEGVWTALWALVVVLAVQQIEGHILQPFILGRAVRVHPLAVVLAVATGGLVAGIGGAVVAVPLVAVTNTVVGYLRSYGEPGEHGGQHGATALSMSPAHAGPAPAPPPAPPSAPAPPSPPALPSAPAQPSAPPAPAAGAEDGPAADEHPRENRPPQE, encoded by the coding sequence ATGTCGAAACTACCGGGCTGGCTGGGCCGCTTCGGGTCCGAACTGACGGAGCTGGGAGCGCGGCTGGACGAACGCCGCGCACGGGCCGCCGCCGATGACGAGCCCTTCACCGTGAAGGGGGCCGTCCCGGAGGACGAGGTCGGGCAGGTGCCCGCGCCTCCGTCGTACGCCCCCTCGGTCGCCGCCAAGCCCGATCCGGTGGCCGCGCTCCCCTGGGGGATGCGGGTCGCCGCCGAGGCCGGGTGGCGCCTGCTCGTCCTCGCCGGGACGCTCTGGGTCCTGATGCGGGTCATCAGCGCGGTCCAGCTCGTCGTGCTGGCCTTCGCCGCGGCCCTGCTCATCACCGCGATGCTCCAGCCGACCGTGGTGCGGCTCAAGCGGATCGGGCTGCCGCACGGCTTCGCCACCGCCGTGACCGCCGTCCTCGGGTTCGTCGTCATCGGCCTGGTCGGCTGGTTCGTGGTGTGGCAGGTGATGGACAACCTGGACACGCTCTCCGACCGCGTCCGCGACGGTATCGACGAGTTGAAGCGCTGGGCGCTCGACAGCCCCTTCCACGTCACCGAGTCGCAGATCAACGACATCGCCAAGAACCTCAGCGACACCATCGGCACCAACACCGAGGAGATCACCTCCGCGGGTCTCCAGGGCGTCACCGTGATGGTGGAGTTCCTCACCGGGCTGCTGCTGGCGATGTTCTCCACGCTGTTCCTGCTCTACGACGGCCGGCGCATCTGGGAGTGGTCGCTCAAGCTCGTGCCCGCCGCCGCCCGCCCGGGGGTCGCCGGGGCGGGGCCGCGCGCCTGGCGCACGCTGACCGCGTACGTGCGCGGCACGGTGCTCGTCGCCCTGATCGACGCCATCTTCATCGGCCTCGGCCTCTACGTCCTCAACGTGCCGCTCGCGGTGCCGCTGGCCGTCTTCATCTTCCTGTTCGCCTTCATCCCGCTGGTCGGCGCCGTGGTCTCCGGGGCGCTCGCGGTGGTCGTCGCGCTGGTCACCGAGGGGGTGTGGACCGCGCTGTGGGCGCTGGTGGTGGTCCTGGCGGTGCAGCAGATCGAGGGCCACATCCTCCAGCCGTTCATCCTCGGCCGGGCGGTCCGGGTCCATCCGCTCGCGGTGGTCCTCGCGGTGGCGACCGGCGGCCTGGTGGCCGGCATCGGCGGCGCGGTGGTCGCCGTACCGCTGGTCGCCGTCACCAACACGGTGGTCGGCTATCTGCGCTCGTACGGGGAACCGGGCGAACACGGCGGACAGCACGGGGCCACCGCGCTGTCCATGAGCCCGGCGCACGCCGGTCCCGCGCCCGCGCCCCCACCCGCGCCTCCGTCCGCGCCCGCGCCTCCGTCCCCACCCGCGCTTCCGTCCGCGCCCGCGCAGCCGTCCGCGCCGCCCGCCCCGGCGGCGGGGGCCGAGGACGGGCCGGCGGCGGACGAGCACCCGCGGGAGAACCGGCCGCCGCAGGAGTAG
- a CDS encoding alkyl hydroperoxide reductase, with protein sequence MALDELKSAIPDFAKDLKLNLGSVIGNSDLPQQQLWGTVLACAIASRSPKVLRELEPEAKANLSAEAYSAAKSAAAIMAMNNVFYRTRHLLSDPEYGTLRAGLRMNVIGNPGVEKVDFELWSLAVSAINGCGQCLDSHEQVLRKAGVDRETIQEAVKVASVIQAVGVTLDAEAVLAEQ encoded by the coding sequence ATGGCACTCGACGAACTGAAGTCCGCCATACCGGACTTCGCCAAGGACCTGAAGCTCAACCTGGGTTCGGTCATCGGCAACAGCGACCTCCCGCAGCAGCAGCTGTGGGGCACCGTGCTGGCCTGCGCGATCGCCTCGCGTTCGCCGAAGGTGCTGCGCGAGCTGGAGCCCGAGGCGAAGGCCAACCTCTCCGCCGAGGCGTACAGCGCGGCGAAGTCGGCGGCCGCGATCATGGCGATGAACAACGTCTTCTACCGGACCCGGCACCTGCTGTCGGACCCGGAGTACGGCACGCTCCGCGCGGGCCTGCGGATGAACGTCATCGGCAATCCGGGTGTGGAGAAGGTCGACTTCGAGCTGTGGTCGCTCGCCGTCTCCGCGATCAACGGCTGCGGCCAGTGCCTGGACTCCCACGAGCAGGTGCTCCGCAAGGCCGGCGTGGACCGCGAGACCATCCAGGAAGCCGTCAAGGTCGCTTCGGTGATCCAGGCGGTCGGTGTGACCCTCGACGCCGAGGCCGTACTCGCCGAGCAGTGA
- a CDS encoding peroxiredoxin yields the protein MLTVGDKFPEFDLTACVSLESGKEFEQINHKTYEGKWKIVFAWPKDFTFVCPTEIAAFGKLNEEFADRDAQILGFSGDSEFVHHAWRKDHPDLTDLPFPMLADSKHELMRDLGIEGEDGFAQRAVFIVDQNNEIQFTMVTAGSVGRNPKEVLRVLDALQTDELCPCNWTKGENTLDPVALLSGE from the coding sequence GTGCTCACTGTCGGTGACAAGTTCCCCGAGTTCGACCTGACTGCTTGTGTCTCGCTGGAGAGCGGCAAGGAGTTCGAGCAGATCAACCACAAGACCTACGAGGGCAAGTGGAAGATCGTCTTCGCGTGGCCGAAGGACTTCACCTTCGTGTGCCCCACCGAGATCGCCGCCTTCGGCAAGCTGAACGAGGAGTTCGCCGACCGCGACGCGCAGATCCTCGGCTTCTCCGGTGACTCCGAGTTCGTGCACCACGCCTGGCGCAAGGACCACCCGGACCTGACCGACCTGCCCTTCCCGATGCTGGCCGACTCGAAGCACGAGCTCATGCGTGACCTCGGCATCGAGGGCGAGGACGGCTTCGCCCAGCGCGCCGTCTTCATCGTCGACCAGAACAACGAGATCCAGTTCACGATGGTGACCGCCGGTTCCGTGGGCCGTAACCCCAAGGAGGTCCTGCGGGTCCTCGACGCCCTGCAGACCGACGAGCTGTGCCCGTGCAACTGGACCAAGGGCGAGAACACCCTGGACCCGGTCGCGCTCCTCTCGGGCGAGTGA
- a CDS encoding hydrogen peroxide-inducible genes activator, whose amino-acid sequence MSQGNQGIRPKQYGKQPSLSQLRAFTAVAEHLHFRDAAAAIGMSQPALSGAVSTLEEALGVQLIERTTRRVLLSPAGERLAVRAGAVLDAVAALMEEAEAVRAPFTGVLRLGVIPTVAPYLLPTVLRLVHQRYPDLDLQVHEEQTSSLLEGLAAGRLDLLLLAVPLGVPGVTEIPLFDEDFVLVMEQDHRLGGRSDIPRDALRELPLLLLDEGHCLRDQALDICREAGRTEGAPVTTTAAGLSTLVQLVAGGLGVTLLPRTAVTVETGRNEALATGYFADPAPTRRVALAMRTGSARGGEFEELAAALREAMRPLPVRPVAEDG is encoded by the coding sequence GTGAGCCAGGGCAATCAGGGCATACGCCCCAAGCAGTACGGCAAGCAGCCCAGCCTGTCGCAGTTGCGTGCCTTCACAGCCGTGGCGGAGCATCTGCACTTCCGGGACGCGGCGGCAGCAATCGGGATGAGTCAGCCCGCGCTCTCCGGGGCGGTGTCCACCCTGGAGGAGGCACTGGGTGTCCAGCTCATCGAGCGTACGACGCGCAGAGTGCTGCTCTCTCCCGCCGGGGAACGGCTCGCGGTGCGGGCCGGGGCGGTGCTGGACGCCGTCGCCGCGCTGATGGAGGAGGCGGAGGCGGTCCGTGCCCCGTTCACCGGGGTGCTCAGGCTCGGCGTGATCCCGACCGTCGCCCCGTACCTGCTGCCCACCGTGCTCCGTCTCGTCCACCAGCGCTACCCGGACCTCGACCTCCAGGTCCACGAGGAGCAGACCTCCTCGCTGTTGGAGGGGCTGGCCGCCGGACGGCTCGACCTGCTGCTGCTCGCCGTCCCGCTGGGGGTGCCGGGCGTCACCGAGATCCCGCTGTTCGACGAGGACTTCGTGCTGGTCATGGAGCAGGACCACCGGCTCGGCGGCCGGTCGGACATTCCGCGCGACGCGCTGCGCGAGCTGCCGCTGCTGCTTCTGGACGAGGGGCACTGCCTGCGCGACCAGGCCCTCGACATCTGCCGCGAGGCCGGCCGTACCGAGGGCGCGCCGGTGACCACGACCGCCGCCGGGCTCTCCACCCTGGTCCAGCTGGTCGCCGGCGGGCTCGGGGTGACGCTGCTGCCGCGGACCGCGGTGACCGTGGAGACCGGCCGCAACGAGGCCCTGGCCACCGGGTACTTCGCGGACCCGGCGCCCACCCGCCGGGTCGCGCTGGCGATGCGGACCGGATCGGCGCGCGGCGGCGAGTTCGAGGAGCTGGCCGCCGCCCTGCGCGAGGCGATGCGCCCGCTGCCGGTGCGGCCGGTGGCGGAGGACGGCTGA